One region of Erwinia tracheiphila genomic DNA includes:
- a CDS encoding WapI family immunity protein: protein MVNIEVGTLQFQLSPYEREIAEEDLTDDSIITFIEYKLPVLTTQYSTTFTVPELIDLKRELQSLYESVLKQTPHSDIVFDSLEHNFSLQIRQVGLHDIAEINIVMKPEDNADSVKITDTFYLDQSYFPALLSGIDEMINWPE from the coding sequence ATGGTAAATATAGAAGTTGGTACATTGCAATTTCAATTGTCACCATATGAAAGAGAAATTGCAGAAGAAGATCTAACAGATGACTCAATAATAACGTTTATAGAATACAAGTTGCCAGTATTAACGACACAGTATAGCACTACATTTACTGTTCCTGAACTTATTGATTTAAAAAGAGAACTGCAATCTCTTTATGAGAGTGTACTTAAACAAACCCCTCATTCTGATATTGTTTTTGACAGTTTAGAGCATAATTTCAGTTTGCAAATAAGGCAGGTTGGCCTTCATGATATTGCGGAAATAAATATCGTGATGAAACCTGAAGATAATGCAGATAGCGTCAAAATCACTGACACATTTTACCTTGACCAGAGCTACTTTCCGGCGTTGCTGTCCGGTATTGACGAGATGATTAACTGGCCTGAATGA